In Mytilus edulis chromosome 7, xbMytEdul2.2, whole genome shotgun sequence, a single genomic region encodes these proteins:
- the LOC139482558 gene encoding toll-like receptor 6: MGDELLCDVISRSSDCDIKYVFNGKRGLKIADCKNRGLQFIPQDLPPDINVLDISSNHLRSIENSSLINYTHLHELNVRKNQLKHLSQESFQGLHNLVVLDMSHNLLNLSYAYSEELFLPIQHLSKLDIRSNMPQPENYDKEFDYPDHAFGVLRELTFLGIDLMPVPIFGSGFSQMKNLRKLYFQSCYLVRISNETFQKFSSSVEELYLRNCRLNFVKTEYDALNPFPNLRVLDLFGTFMHLTRALLLLHPYRYRNMTTINLGHVSDLIIDSDDLPYALTITSDIVKNLKSICIEHLDLSQNGIVDYTHGSLFSFDYPECLKHLSLKGNRLLLAHINNHEEINSFFSKALRLQSLDYSYNVVNFFIENSMTSDSYFKSSGGSHVILPASLEKLDISFTIVNTLRFLFIVPKNNNLTYLDISYTNTTVTMLFVELRLETFISAGTRYSFGWREMDRFQETNLKKLVLKDATLTDGIKTYGNRFFEKCQSVESLDISKNSIWHFSDNIFKPMPNLSNLYLTDNFLQSIPEQLNTLTNIKVLDVRKNLLTTINSLIRNWADQMHKVHGLTLYLDGNAFMCNCDNLDFIRWIHTTKVDLDFRSYKCQLSNGSVTDTLTAYNSFSEIFADCKSTMWLTLASTLLSTFITISLLLLLYNKRWKIALSFYGVIRRTIEQKVRKAYQYDVYMSYEGKIVIWIKNVLAPKLEDEWGLTMCIKDRDFLIGESLLDTEAKCIKNSRYIIFLITPEFKSSRDCLFELDRAKYEKVTKNLDKIIVITKDIIVTDIPYEFSYIWNYAYVVQWPKEEEDLNDTWRRLKMLLTDCQVQNKQVAH, encoded by the exons ATGGGAGATGAATTACTT TGTGATGTAATCTCTCGATCATCAGACTGTGatatcaaatatgtatttaatgGGAAACGTGGACTTAAAATAGCTGATTGTAAAAACCGAGGACTGCAGTTTATTCCTCAAGATTTACCGCCGGATATAAATGTTTTAGATATATCTTCAAATCATTTGAGAAGTATTGAAAACAGTTCGCTGATTAACTATACCCATCTACACGAACTTAATGTGAGAAAAAATCAGCTGAAACATTTATCTCAGGAGTCTTTCCAGGGATTACACAATCTTGTTGTGCTTGACATGTCTCACAATCTGCTTAATTTATCTTATGCATATTCAGAGGAATTATTCCTTCCAATTCAACACTTATCAAAATTGGATATCAGGAGTAATATGCCTCAACCTGAGAATTATGATAAGGAATTCGACTATCCTGATCATGCGTTCGGTGTGTTGAGAGAATTAACTTTCTTAGGGATTGATTTGATGCCTGTGCCAATATTTGGAAGCGGATTCAGTCAAATGAAGAATCTTCGAAAATTATACTTTCAATCTTGTTATTTAGTGCGTATATCAAATGAAACATTCCAGAAGTTTTCATCGTCGGTAGAAGAGCTTTATCTCAGAAATTGTCGATTAAACTTTGTGAAAACAGAATATGATGCTTTGAATCCGTTTCCAAATCTACGTGTACTAGATTTGTTTGGAACGTTTATGCACCTCACGCGTGCCTTACTTCTTTTACATCCATACCGTTATAGAAATATGACCACGATTAACTTAGGTCATGTCAGTGACCTAATCATTGATAGTGACGACCTCCCGTATGCTCTGACAATAACATCCGATATAGTGAAAAACCTGAAATCCATTTGCATAGAACATCTAGATTTATCACAGAATGGAATTGTTGATTACACACATGGGTCTTTATTTTCCTTTGATTACCCAGAATGCCTAAAACATCTTTCATTGAAAGGAAACAGGCTTTTACTAGCTCATATAAACAATCACGAAGAGATTAACTCTTTTTTTAGCAAAGCTTTGCGATTGCAATCTTTGGATTATTCATATAATGTCGTCAACTTCTTCATAGAAAATTCAATGACCTCAGATTCTTATTTTAAAAGTTCTGGCGGCAGTCACGTAATTTTGCCAGCATCATTAGAAAAATTAGATATTAGTTTTACAATAGTTAATACTTTACGCTTTCTTTTTATAGTTCCGAAAAACAATAACCTTACTTATTTAGATATATCTTATACAAATACAACTGTTACCATGCTTTTTGTTGAACTACGGTTAGAGACATTTATTTCTGCTGGAACAAGGTACAGTTTTGGGTGGAGGGAAATGGACCGTTTTCAGGAGACCAACTTAAAAAAATTAGTATTAAAAGACGCTACTCTAACTGATGGAATTAAAACATACGGAAACAGGTTTTTTGAGAAATGTCAATCAGTCGAGTCACTGGATATATCTAAAAATAGCATTTGGCATTTTTCAGACAATATTTTCAAACCAATGCCAAATTTGTCAAACCTTTATTTAACCGACAATTTTCTCCAATCTATTCCAGAACAACTGAATACGCTTACAAACATAAAGGTACTTGATGTAAGAAAAAATCTCCTTACGACTATAAATTCACTCATTAGAAATTGGGCAGATCAAATGCATAAAGTCCATGGACTGACTTTGTACCTGGACGGCAATGCATTTATGTGCAACTGTGACAATTTAGACTTTATACGGTGGATCCATACTACAAAAGTCGATCTGGACTTTAGGTCTTATAAATGTCAATTATCAAATGGAAGCGTTACTGATACACTTACTGCCTACAACTCTTTTTCCGAAATATTCGCTGACTGTAAGAGTACTATGTGGTTAACCTTAGCTTCAACATTGTTATCTACATTTATTACAATCTCGTTACTGCTTCTGTTGTATAATAAGAGGTGGAAGATTGCCTTATCTTTTTATGGAGTAATTCGGCGTACTATTGAACAAAAAGTTCGAAAGGCATACCAGTACGACGTATATATGTCTTATGAGGGAAAGATAGTTATTTGGATAAAAAATGTCTTAGCACCAAAACTTGAGGACGAATGGGGACTGACCATGTGTATAAAAGATCGAGATTTTCTAATTGGTGAGAGTCTGTTGGATACTGAGGCTAAATGTATCAAAAACAGTAGGTATATTATTTTCCTCATCACTCCTGAGTTTAAATCGTCACGTGATTGTTTGTTTGAACTTGACAgagcaaaatatgaaaaagtaacaaaaaatctagacaaaattattgtaataaCAAAAGATATTATAGTAACTGATATTCCCTATGAGTTTTCGTACATTTGGAATTATGCGTATGTTGTACAATGGCCGAAAGAGGAAGAAGATTTAAATGATACATGGAGACGATTGAAGATGTTGCTAACGGATTGCCAAGTTCAAAACAAACAAGTAGCTCATTAG
- the LOC139529691 gene encoding toll-like receptor 2, with amino-acid sequence MEGIILYSVLYIINICNAFVHASVCDIKYEFKENEEVKIADCKNKGLNFIPQDLPGDIEVLDMSFNLLRMIGNNSFVNYKYLQELFLRQNQLNYLSKNSFQGLHELTILDMSVNILNLSNVYSPELFHPIKNLTKLNIRRNMPQPIAFVTDYNYPDHAFGILTELSFLGIDMMPLPHFGSGFGQMTTLKELHFDSCYLIRLSNETFQRFSSSVEQLTLRHCRLHFVCTEYNALLPFPNLRVIDFFGTFMHLKHALQLLHQYRYKNITTINFGHVSDVSIDRVDIPYVLTITMDIMKNLKTICVENLDLSENGIVDYEPGSLFSFVHPKCLRHISFKGNRFLLFSEKNLKEIQYFFRKTVRLKSLDYSYNAVNYEMKNSDTSNSDLNCLSHSCVILPKSLEKIDFSYTIANMFPKITLIVPKNNSLIYVDVSYSKINLAILILQIRLETFISNGGDYSFAWNQFKRSPYNTLKTIVWKNADLDNAFRLYGHQFFNSIRSIESMDISENDIWYFPEDLLNPMQNLTYLYLSKNSFQTIPVQLSDHAKVKMLDVRKNRLTSVSSAIRGWADQMQELHGMTLHLTDNAFECNCDNIDFIRWIQTTKVELDSRSYKCKLSNGSVIDTLIAYNSLYDLFSNCKNTMWLTFASTLLSTFITISLLLFAYNRRWKIIFSFYGVIRRIVERKVRKCYQYDVYISYEGDIVIWIKNVLIPKLETEWGLTMCIKDRDFLSGPSQADNEAESIKSSRSIIFLITPEFLSSRDCMFELDRAKYERITKNLERIIIITKDITITDIPVEFSYIWNYAFIVQWPKIPEDFDDTWRNLRMLLTDGIIA; translated from the coding sequence ATGGAGGGGATTATACTGTATTCAGTATTATATATTATCAACATCTGTAACGCATTCGTACATGCATCAGTCTGCGATATCAAATATGAATTTAAGGAAAATGAGGAAGTAAAAATAGCAGATTGTAAAAACAAAGGACTGAATTTTATACCTCAGGATTTACCGGGAGATATAGAAGTTTTAGATATGAGTTTTAATCTGTTACGAATGATTGGAAACAATTCTTTTGTAAATTATAAATACTTGCAAGAACTTTTCTTGAGACAAAATCAACTTAATTATTTATCTAAAAACTCATTTCAAGGATTACACGAACTTACAATACTGGACATGTCTGTAAATATACTTAATCTATCTAACGTTTATTCTCCAGAACTATTTCATCCAATTAAAAACTTAACGAAATTGAATATCCGGAGAAATATGCCTCAACCAATAGCATTTGTTACGGATTATAATTATCCCGATCATGCATTCGGTATTCTGACGGAGTTGTCGTTCTTAGGAATCGATATGATGCCTTTGCCACACTTTGGAAGTGGATTCGGTCAAATGACCACTCTGAAAGAATTACACTTCGACTCATGTTATTTAATTCGCTTGTCGAATGAAACCTTTCAGAGATTTTCATCTTCTGTCGAACAGCTTACTCTCCGACATTGTCGGTTACACTTTGTTTGCACAGAATATAACGCATTGTTGCCGTTTCCAAACCTTCGTGTGATAGATTTTTTTGGAACGTTCATGCATCTGAAGCACGCTTTGCAGCTGTTACACCAATACCGTTATAAAAATATTACGACAATAAACTTCGGTCATGTGAGTGACGTTAGTATTGACAGGGTTGATATCCCGTATGTTCTGACAATTACAATGGACATAATGAAGAACCTGAAAACAATTTGTGTAGAAAATCTAGATTTATCAGAAAATGGAATAGTAGATTATGAGCCGGGATCTTTGTTTTCCTTTGTTCACCCGAAATGTTTACGACATATTTCCTTTAAAGGGAACAGGTTTTTGCTTTTTAGCGAGAAGAATCTAAAGgagatacaatatttttttcgTAAAACTGTTAGATTGAAATCGTTGGACTATTCATATAATGCTGTCAACTATGAGATGAAAAATTCAGATACTTCAAATTCAGATTTAAATTGTTTATCTCACAGTTGTGTGATATTACCAAAGTCACTTGAAAAAATAGATTTCAGTTACACAATAGCAAATATGTTTCCAAAAATAACTTTAATAGTTCCTAAAAATAACAGccttatatatgtagatgtatcttattcaaaaataaatcttGCCATACTTATTCTTCAAATTCGACTGGAAACATTTATTTCTAATGGTGGAGATTATTCATTTGCATGGAATCAATTTAAACGTTCTCCATATAACACTCTGAAAACGATTGTATGGAAAAACGCCGACCTAGATAATGCATTTAGACTATACGGACATCAATTCTTTAACAGTATAAGATCTATCGAGTCAATGGATATATCtgaaaatgatatttggtattttcCGGAGGACTTATTAAATCCAATGCAAAACTTGACATATCTTTATTTAAGTAAAAATTCATTTCAGACTATTCCGGTACAACTAAGCGATCATGCTAAAGTAAAAATGCTGGACGTAAGGAAGAATAGATTGACAAGTGTGAGCTCAGCTATCAGAGGCTGGGCAGATCAGATGCAAGAACTCCATGGAATGACTTTACATCTCACTGATAATGCATTTGAGTGCAATTGTGACAATATAGACTTTATAAGGTGGATACAGACTACAAAGGTTGAACTGGATAGCCGATCATATAAATGTAAATTGTCTAACGGAAGTGTTATTGACACACTTATTGCTTACAACTCTTTGTATGACTTGTTTTCGAACTGTAAGAATACTATGTGGTTAACTTTTGCATCAACATTATTATCGACATTTATCACGATTTCACTGTTACTTTTTGCCTATAACAGGAGATGGAAAATCATCTTCTCTTTCTATGGAGTAATTCGTCGTATTGTTGAGCGTAAAGTCCGGAAGTGCTACCAATATGACGTGTATATATCATATGAAGGGGATATAGTCATTTGgattaaaaatgtgttaatacCAAAACTTGAGACCGAGTGGGGACTGACGATGTGTATAAAAGATCGAGATTTTTTAAGTGGTCCGAGTCAAGCGGATAACGAGGCAGAAAGCATTAAAAGCAGTAGATCTATTATATTTCTCATCACGCCTGAATTCCTATCGTCACGTGATTGCATGTTCGAACTTGACAGGGCAAAATATGAAAGAATTACAAAAAATCTGGAGCGTATTATTATCATTACAAAAGATATTACAATAACTGATATTCCTGTAGAGTTTTCGTACATTTGGAATTATGCGTTTATTGTACAATGGCCGAAAATTCCAGAAGATTTTGATGATACTTGGAGGAATCTGAGGATGTTACTTACAGATGGCATAATTGCTTAA